One window from the genome of Haemorhous mexicanus isolate bHaeMex1 chromosome 22, bHaeMex1.pri, whole genome shotgun sequence encodes:
- the ZSWIM7 gene encoding zinc finger SWIM domain-containing protein 7 isoform X3 — translation MDSSTLPAVAEELLREIKKAFQETSQVPDDLLLGLKFIFGPSAVPALDLVDQHSVTRVRSPSGRILYQVLGSSGKLYTCYSSCHFCTCPAFGFSVLQKSESLLVSCFISCSPSKHRTGLNFTPLPKHPAALNSPW, via the exons ATGGACAGCAGCACCTTGCCAGCAGTGGCAGAAGAGCTCTTGAGGGAGATCAAAAAGGCTTTTCAGGAGACCTCGCAGG TTCCTGATGACCTGCTGCTGGG GCTGAAGTTCATTTTTGGCCCAtctgcagtcccagctctggATTTGGTGGATCAGCATTCTGTCACCCGGGTCAGGTCCCCCAGTGGAAGGATTCTCTACCAG GTCCTTGGGAGCTCAGGCAAACTCTACACCTGCTACAGCTCCTGCCACTTCTGCACCTGCCCTGCCTTtgggttttctgtgctgcagaagagTGAGAGCCTTCTG GTTTCATGCTTTATATCGTGTTCACCATCAAAACACAGAACAGGATTGAACTTCACACCACTGCCAAAGcatccagcagcactgaatAG
- the ADORA2B gene encoding adenosine receptor A2b, producing MSSACSRRWALAMDTMKTTYIVLELIIAVLSIAGNVLVCWAVAINSTLKNATNYFLVSLAVADIAVGLLAIPFAITISIGFQVDFHSCLFFACFVLVLTQSSIFSLLAVAIDRYLAIKIPLRYNSLVTGKRARGLIAVLWLLSFGIGLTPLMGWNKAMSGCPNATNETGTEPQGCFISCLFENVVTMSYMVYFNFFGCVLLPLVIMLGIYIKIFMVACKQLHQIELMGNSRTTLQKEVHAAKSLAIIVGLFAFCWLPLHILNCITHFHEDFSSSKPEWVMYVAITLSHANSVINPIIYAYRIRDFRCTFRKILSKILCKANDLPKCPSEHNQHLTAINISSPAASVTV from the exons ATGAGCAGCGCTTGCTCCCGGCGCTGGGCGCTCGCCATGGACACTATGAAAACCACCTACATCGTGCTGGAGCTCATCATCGCCGTGCTCTCCATCGCTGGCAACGTGCTGgtctgctgggctgtggccaTCAACAGCACCTTGAAGAACGCCACCAACTATTTCCTGGTGTCGCTGGCCGTGGCCGATATCGCCGTGGGGTTGTTGGCCATCCCTTTCGCCATCACCATCAGCATCGGCTTCCAGGTGGATTTtcacagctgcctcttcttcgCCTGTTTCGTGCTGGTGCTGACCCAAAGCTCCATTTTCAGCCTGCTGGCGGTGGCCATCGACAGGTACCTGGCTATCAAGATCCCACTGAG GTACAACAGCCTGGTGACCGGCAAGCGGGCGAGGGGACTCATCgcagtgctgtggctgctgtcctTTGGGATTGGACTGACCCCTCTGATGGGCTGGAACAAAGCCATGAGTGGCTGTCCCAACGCCACCAACGAGACGGGGAcggagccccagggctgcttcaTCTCGTGCCTCTTTGAGAACGTGGTGACCATGAGCTACATGGTCTACTTCAACTTCTTCGGCTGCGTGCTGCTCCCGCTCGTCATCATGCTGGGGATCTACATCAAGATATTCATGGTGGCCTGCAAGCAGCTGCACCAGATCGAGCTGATGGGCAACTCCAGGACCACCCTGCAGAAGGAGGTCCATGCAGCCAAGTCTCTGGCCATCATCGTGGGCCTTTTTGCCTTctgctggctgcccctgcacatCTTGAACTGCATCACGCACTTCCACGAGGACTTCTCCAGCTCCAAGCCCGAGTGGGTGATGTACGTGGCCATCACCCTGTCCCACGCCAACTCCGTCATCAACCCCATCATCTACGCCTACAGGATCCGGGATTTCCGCTGCACCTTCCGCAAGATCCTCTCCAAGATCCTCTGCAAGGCCAACGACCTCCCCAAGTGTCCCTCGGAGCACAACCAGCACCTGACTGCCATCAACATCAGCTCCCCCGCGGCCTCGGTGACCgtctga
- the ZSWIM7 gene encoding zinc finger SWIM domain-containing protein 7 isoform X4: MDSSTLPAVAEELLREIKKAFQETSQVPDDLLLGLKFIFGPSAVPALDLVDQHSVTRVRSPSGRILYQVLGSSGKLYTCYSSCHFCTCPAFGFSVLQKSESLLGEVKRSSGAKFCWISEVH; encoded by the exons ATGGACAGCAGCACCTTGCCAGCAGTGGCAGAAGAGCTCTTGAGGGAGATCAAAAAGGCTTTTCAGGAGACCTCGCAGG TTCCTGATGACCTGCTGCTGGG GCTGAAGTTCATTTTTGGCCCAtctgcagtcccagctctggATTTGGTGGATCAGCATTCTGTCACCCGGGTCAGGTCCCCCAGTGGAAGGATTCTCTACCAG GTCCTTGGGAGCTCAGGCAAACTCTACACCTGCTACAGCTCCTGCCACTTCTGCACCTGCCCTGCCTTtgggttttctgtgctgcagaagagTGAGAGCCTTCTG GGAGAGGTCAAAAGATCTTCTGGAGCAAAATTCTGCTGGATTTCAgaagttcattaa
- the ZSWIM7 gene encoding zinc finger SWIM domain-containing protein 7 isoform X2 produces MDSSTLPAVAEELLREIKKAFQETSQVPDDLLLGLKFIFGPSAVPALDLVDQHSVTRVRSPSGRILYQVLGSSGKLYTCYSSCHFCTCPAFGFSVLQKSESLLCKHILAVYLSQALGACQELAVSEEQLTNILLAEEEDEG; encoded by the exons ATGGACAGCAGCACCTTGCCAGCAGTGGCAGAAGAGCTCTTGAGGGAGATCAAAAAGGCTTTTCAGGAGACCTCGCAGG TTCCTGATGACCTGCTGCTGGG GCTGAAGTTCATTTTTGGCCCAtctgcagtcccagctctggATTTGGTGGATCAGCATTCTGTCACCCGGGTCAGGTCCCCCAGTGGAAGGATTCTCTACCAG GTCCTTGGGAGCTCAGGCAAACTCTACACCTGCTACAGCTCCTGCCACTTCTGCACCTGCCCTGCCTTtgggttttctgtgctgcagaagagTGAGAGCCTTCTG TGCAAACACATCCTGGCTGTCTACCTCAGCCAGGCCTTGGGagcctgccaggagctggctgtgtctgaggagcagctcacaaACATCCTCCTggctgaggaagaggatgaaggatga
- the ZSWIM7 gene encoding zinc finger SWIM domain-containing protein 7 isoform X5 codes for MDSSTLPAVAEELLREIKKAFQETSQVPDDLLLGLKFIFGPSAVPALDLVDQHSVTRVRSPSGRILYQVLGSSGKLYTCYSSCHFCTCPAFGFSVLQKSESLLDGFLSLALQPCSCC; via the exons ATGGACAGCAGCACCTTGCCAGCAGTGGCAGAAGAGCTCTTGAGGGAGATCAAAAAGGCTTTTCAGGAGACCTCGCAGG TTCCTGATGACCTGCTGCTGGG GCTGAAGTTCATTTTTGGCCCAtctgcagtcccagctctggATTTGGTGGATCAGCATTCTGTCACCCGGGTCAGGTCCCCCAGTGGAAGGATTCTCTACCAG GTCCTTGGGAGCTCAGGCAAACTCTACACCTGCTACAGCTCCTGCCACTTCTGCACCTGCCCTGCCTTtgggttttctgtgctgcagaagagTGAGAGCCTTCTG GATGGATTCCTGAGCCTGGCACTCCAGCCTTGCTCCTGCTGTTGA
- the ZSWIM7 gene encoding zinc finger SWIM domain-containing protein 7 isoform X1, whose amino-acid sequence MDSSTLPAVAEELLREIKKAFQETSQVPDDLLLGLKFIFGPSAVPALDLVDQHSVTRVRSPSGRILYQSMDEHREDSSVLQPPEVTLESSSHRLELEQHGSEPFSLWLPASQRQFMCLWASQSGGSFPGIANFALLLPSYPAEEVLPLDQLYTTHHYLP is encoded by the exons ATGGACAGCAGCACCTTGCCAGCAGTGGCAGAAGAGCTCTTGAGGGAGATCAAAAAGGCTTTTCAGGAGACCTCGCAGG TTCCTGATGACCTGCTGCTGGG GCTGAAGTTCATTTTTGGCCCAtctgcagtcccagctctggATTTGGTGGATCAGCATTCTGTCACCCGGGTCAGGTCCCCCAGTGGAAGGATTCTCTACCAG AGCATGGATGAACACAGGGAGGACAGCAGTGTTTTACAGCCTCCTGAAGTGacactggagagcagcagccacaggctggAATTAGAGCAGCACGGTTCAGAGCCATTTTCTCTGTGGCTCCCAGCCAGCCAGAGACAATTTATGTGTTTGTGGGCATCACAGTCAGGAGGAAGTTTTCCAGGGATTGCTAATTTTGCTTTATTACTCCCATCCTATCCTGCAGAGGAAGTTCTTCCTCTTGACCAGTTGTACACAACTCATCATTATCTGCCATAA